In Pseudovibrio brasiliensis, the following are encoded in one genomic region:
- a CDS encoding c-type cytochrome has product MSEFLTKSRARNIFYGGSLFFIGIFAVLSIDSHLYVVNESTAKAPLTDEVVLGKHVWEKHSCINCHTLHGEGAYFAPEVGNVMTRWGVLDDPDDAAETLGSWMESQPSGIEGRRQMPYFKLTEEEVRGLSEFLRWADKTNTQDWPPNDAG; this is encoded by the coding sequence ATGTCAGAATTCCTTACAAAATCGCGGGCACGAAATATTTTTTATGGGGGATCCTTATTCTTCATAGGCATATTTGCCGTGCTCTCAATCGACAGCCACCTTTACGTCGTGAATGAATCGACTGCTAAGGCTCCGCTTACGGACGAAGTCGTCCTTGGTAAGCATGTTTGGGAAAAGCATTCCTGCATCAACTGTCACACACTGCATGGTGAAGGTGCTTACTTTGCACCAGAAGTCGGCAACGTGATGACACGTTGGGGTGTTCTGGATGATCCAGATGATGCTGCTGAAACTCTTGGCTCATGGATGGAATCTCAACCTAGCGGCATCGAAGGGCGTCGTCAGATGCCATACTTCAAGCTGACAGAAGAAGAAGTCCGCGGCCTCTCAGAATTCTTGCGTTGGGCTGACAAGACCAACACGCAAGACTGGCCACCGAACGACGCTGGTTAA
- a CDS encoding Crp/Fnr family transcriptional regulator produces the protein MSSLRSLDENLISHIPPFRKLERVDIREILDAATPKRFSAGQAIFEEHEPAERFFLLLDGHVRVIRTTAAGDQVIARHIVSGELMGIAPAIGRTTYPASAVAIDDCLVLFWPTNLWQTFVAKYDGFATETYKTVGERISEANNHILELATQQVEQRVARALLRLAIQSHRDTEEGMEIDFPLTRQNISEMTGTTLYTVSRLLSAWEKQGIVTSGRKKVVVTDLGKLKTLADLDPMGDS, from the coding sequence GTGTCTTCTTTGAGAAGTCTTGACGAAAATCTTATTTCGCATATTCCTCCGTTTCGAAAGCTGGAACGCGTTGATATTAGAGAGATTTTGGACGCAGCAACGCCAAAGCGTTTCAGTGCGGGTCAAGCTATCTTTGAAGAGCATGAGCCAGCAGAGCGGTTCTTTCTGCTTCTCGATGGCCATGTGCGGGTTATTCGCACCACGGCTGCTGGTGATCAGGTAATTGCCCGCCACATCGTCAGTGGCGAACTGATGGGCATCGCGCCTGCAATCGGGCGTACGACTTATCCAGCAAGTGCTGTCGCGATTGATGACTGTCTTGTGCTGTTCTGGCCTACAAACCTCTGGCAGACATTTGTGGCGAAGTATGATGGCTTTGCTACGGAGACCTACAAAACAGTCGGTGAGCGCATCTCAGAGGCCAACAACCACATTCTGGAACTGGCGACCCAGCAGGTTGAGCAGCGTGTTGCACGTGCGCTTCTGCGTCTGGCTATTCAAAGCCATCGTGACACGGAAGAGGGCATGGAAATTGATTTTCCGCTTACCCGCCAGAATATCTCCGAGATGACAGGCACAACTCTCTACACCGTGAGTCGTTTGCTAAGTGCTTGGGAGAAGCAGGGAATTGTGACCAGCGGCCGTAAAAAGGTTGTTGTGACAGACCTCGGCAAGCTGAAGACTCTGGCTGATTTGGACCCTATGGGCGACTCCTAA
- a CDS encoding DUF2834 domain-containing protein, giving the protein MFWAKNFTSIALLLLGFLLPYGAFMPWLLENGPDLSRLLAEAFSSEISAFAWLDVVVSAVVLTGFIFAEGQRLGMKFLWLPILSVFTVGVSLGLPLFLLLRELHVEKTSKTDAVSGKNVARI; this is encoded by the coding sequence TTGTTTTGGGCCAAGAACTTTACTAGCATCGCCTTATTGCTTTTGGGATTTCTGCTGCCCTACGGGGCATTTATGCCATGGCTGCTTGAAAATGGCCCGGATCTGTCGCGACTTTTAGCAGAGGCGTTTTCAAGTGAGATTTCTGCATTTGCCTGGCTGGATGTTGTGGTTTCTGCCGTGGTTTTGACCGGCTTTATCTTTGCCGAAGGGCAACGACTTGGAATGAAGTTTCTTTGGCTGCCGATTCTTTCTGTATTCACCGTTGGCGTGTCACTCGGCCTGCCGTTGTTCTTGCTGCTGCGGGAATTACACGTTGAAAAAACATCGAAAACAGACGCAGTTAGCGGAAAAAACGTAGCGCGTATATGA
- a CDS encoding ABC transporter ATP-binding protein — translation MQGSDSAVMERKPWVAEATTDARLEIKNLNVYFGDGPDRFQAVRNVSLKVQQGGSFGIVGESGSGKSTVLRAVCGLVESWDGEIDIDGAPVSHKRDKAFARKIQMVFQDPYASLHPRHTVDRVLSEPLKLHGFGDVDGRVLRALDDVGLGADFRFRYPHQLSGGQRQRVAVARALMLEPEILLLDEPTSALDVSVQAEILNLFADLRKEHNLTYVMVTHDLAVVAHMCDEIAVMQHGEVVEVMDVEAMRQSKPETAYTQELLKASMGYDAEFFGDS, via the coding sequence ATGCAAGGGTCTGATAGTGCTGTGATGGAACGTAAGCCATGGGTTGCGGAAGCAACGACTGATGCGCGCCTCGAAATCAAGAACCTGAATGTTTACTTTGGTGATGGCCCGGATCGCTTTCAGGCTGTCAGGAATGTGAGCCTCAAGGTTCAACAGGGTGGCAGTTTCGGTATTGTTGGTGAATCTGGCTCAGGTAAATCAACTGTTCTGCGCGCTGTGTGCGGACTGGTTGAGAGCTGGGATGGTGAGATCGATATTGATGGAGCTCCCGTCTCTCACAAGCGTGATAAGGCCTTTGCGCGTAAGATTCAGATGGTTTTTCAGGATCCTTACGCCTCGCTACATCCACGCCATACGGTTGACCGAGTTTTGTCAGAACCGCTGAAATTACATGGGTTTGGCGATGTTGACGGTCGTGTGTTGCGGGCGCTGGATGATGTGGGGCTGGGAGCTGATTTCCGCTTCCGTTATCCGCATCAGCTTTCTGGTGGTCAGCGTCAACGTGTGGCGGTTGCACGGGCTTTGATGCTTGAGCCGGAGATCCTGTTGTTGGATGAACCAACCTCAGCGTTGGATGTGTCTGTGCAAGCAGAGATCCTGAACCTGTTTGCGGACCTTCGTAAAGAACATAACCTCACATACGTGATGGTAACGCACGATCTGGCTGTGGTTGCTCATATGTGTGATGAGATCGCGGTTATGCAGCATGGTGAAGTGGTTGAGGTGATGGATGTTGAGGCTATGCGTCAATCTAAGCCAGAGACAGCTTACACGCAGGAACTGCTGAAGGCTTCCATGGGATATGATGCTGAGTTCTTTGGAGACAGCTGA
- a CDS encoding ABC transporter ATP-binding protein — protein MSDTLLSVEDLWVRFPTRNGTVDAVRGISFSVGRERVGIVGESGSGKSMTGRSILRLIRSPGQMEAKSILFNGENLLDYSERQMRKIRGHQISMVMQDPKFSLNPVHTVGKQICEALRLHTKASRREARQGALEMLEAVQIRNPERVFDSYPHELSGGMGQRVMIAMMLITDPKLLIADEPTSALDVTVQMKVLAIMDKLVQERGMGLIFISHDLNLVSSFCDRIIIMYAGRIVETCKASELHKATHPYTRGLLNALPRIEEPKGRLEALQRQDSWKQEASVDARV, from the coding sequence ATGAGTGATACGCTTTTAAGCGTTGAGGACCTTTGGGTTCGCTTCCCAACCCGCAATGGTACCGTTGATGCTGTGCGGGGGATTTCGTTCTCCGTCGGGCGTGAGCGCGTTGGCATTGTGGGTGAGAGTGGCTCCGGTAAGTCGATGACTGGTCGGAGTATCCTACGTCTCATTCGTTCTCCGGGGCAGATGGAAGCTAAATCCATCCTGTTCAATGGTGAGAACCTGCTGGACTATTCCGAGCGACAGATGCGGAAGATCCGTGGGCACCAGATTTCCATGGTGATGCAGGACCCGAAGTTCTCGCTGAACCCGGTTCACACCGTTGGAAAGCAGATCTGTGAGGCTTTGCGCCTACACACCAAGGCGTCTCGCCGCGAAGCCCGTCAGGGTGCTCTGGAGATGCTGGAGGCGGTGCAGATCCGTAATCCTGAGCGTGTGTTTGACAGCTACCCGCATGAGCTTTCAGGCGGTATGGGGCAGCGTGTGATGATCGCGATGATGCTGATCACCGACCCCAAACTGCTGATAGCGGATGAGCCGACATCTGCGCTGGACGTGACCGTGCAGATGAAGGTGCTGGCGATTATGGACAAGCTGGTGCAAGAGCGTGGGATGGGACTGATCTTTATCAGTCACGATCTGAACCTTGTCTCGTCGTTCTGTGATCGCATCATAATCATGTATGCAGGCCGTATTGTTGAGACCTGTAAGGCCAGTGAGCTGCACAAAGCGACGCATCCTTATACTCGTGGGCTGCTGAACGCTTTGCCGCGCATTGAGGAGCCTAAGGGACGTCTTGAAGCATTGCAGCGTCAGGACAGTTGGAAGCAGGAGGCCAGTGTCGATGCAAGGGTCTGA
- a CDS encoding ABC transporter permease, which yields MTTAPVKSNVPEKSGLKAWLTSDAPESRGHARAVQLYLGWLKLYENKLAFLGFLIILGLVLMAIFAPLLATAEPNAQDLSKRLLAPGAPGHLLGTDELGRDIYSRLVYGSRITLLIVGIVAFTAPVFGLLIGTVAGYLGGWVDQALMRLVDIFLAFPRLVLALAFVAAIGAGIESAIIAISLTAWPPYARIARAETLTIRNADYISAVRLQGAGVMHIIVGHVWPLCLSSIIVRVTLDMAGIILTAAGLGFLGLGAQPPEPEWGAMISAGRKFVLDQWWVAAMPGMAIFIVSLGFNLLGDGLRDILDPKKSQS from the coding sequence ATGACAACAGCACCTGTAAAATCAAATGTGCCTGAAAAATCTGGTTTGAAGGCCTGGTTAACTTCGGATGCGCCTGAATCTCGCGGGCATGCCCGTGCGGTTCAGCTGTATCTTGGATGGTTGAAACTCTACGAAAATAAACTGGCTTTCCTCGGCTTCCTGATCATTCTTGGTCTGGTGCTGATGGCGATCTTTGCGCCGCTGCTGGCAACTGCAGAGCCGAATGCGCAGGATCTGAGTAAACGTTTGCTCGCTCCTGGGGCTCCGGGCCACTTGCTTGGAACTGATGAACTGGGTCGTGATATCTACAGCCGTCTTGTTTACGGTTCCCGGATCACGCTTCTGATTGTCGGTATTGTTGCCTTCACCGCTCCGGTGTTTGGCCTGCTGATCGGGACGGTTGCGGGATATCTGGGTGGTTGGGTTGATCAAGCCCTGATGCGTCTGGTGGATATCTTCCTTGCGTTTCCGCGTCTCGTTCTCGCACTTGCGTTTGTTGCTGCTATTGGTGCCGGGATCGAGAGTGCGATTATCGCGATTAGCTTGACGGCTTGGCCTCCATACGCGCGTATTGCACGTGCCGAAACCCTGACCATTCGTAATGCGGACTACATCAGTGCTGTGCGCTTGCAGGGTGCGGGCGTCATGCACATTATCGTGGGGCATGTGTGGCCGTTGTGTCTGTCTTCCATCATTGTGCGTGTAACGCTGGATATGGCGGGGATCATTCTGACCGCTGCTGGTCTTGGTTTCCTTGGTCTTGGTGCTCAGCCGCCAGAGCCAGAATGGGGCGCCATGATCTCTGCTGGCCGTAAGTTTGTTCTGGACCAGTGGTGGGTTGCGGCGATGCCGGGAATGGCGATCTTTATCGTGTCTCTTGGCTTTAACCTGCTGGGTGATGGTCTGCGCGATATTCTTGATCCAAAGAAAAGCCAGAGCTGA